Within Burkholderia cepacia GG4, the genomic segment CGGCCGTCGCGGGCGCGGGCCGGTAGTGAGAAATCGAATGGATGTCATCGCAACATTTAATTGGTCGATCAGGATCGTCTTCGCTATCGTCAACGCTGCCCGCGTACGGAATCGAACCGTGCGGTCCCCCGTGCCCCGCCGCATGACCCGAGTGTCCGCGGCCCGGCCGCCGGACCCACAAGCATGGGTCGCCCCGCCCGCTGAACCGGACGGACCCGTCGCGAAGCCTGGCCGACCGAACGAAGGCGCCCGCGCTTTCAAGCCACCCCGGCAACGATGTTCCGCCGCCGCATGCGTGCCCCACGCGCATGATGCTGCGGCTGCCGTTGATCCCCGGGGCCGGACCAACCCATTGCCTGGATGCTTTATGTCTAAGACAACGTATTACGCGCCGCATGGCGGCCACCCGCCGCAGACCGATCTGCTGACCGATCGCGCGATGTTCACCGAGGCGTACGCGGTCATTCCGAAGGGAGTGATGCGCGACATCGTCACGAGCTGGCTGCCGTTCTGGACCAACACGCGCCTGTGGGTGATCGCGCGTCCGCTGTCGGGTTTCGCCGAGACCTTCTCGCAGTACATCGTCGAAGTGAACCCGGGCGGCGGCAGCGACAAGCCGGAGCAGGACAAGAACGCCGAAGCCGTGCTGTTCGTCGTCGAAGGCGAGGCCGAGCTGACGCTGCAGGGCAACAAGCACACGCTGAAGCCGGGCGGCTACGCATTCATTCCGCCGGGCGCCGACTGGACGCTGCACAACGTCAGCGATGCCGCCGTGCGTTTCCACTGGGTCCGCAAGCACTACCAGGTCGTCGACGGCATTCCGCTGCCGGAAGCGTTCGTGACCAACGAGCAGGACGTCGAGCCGATCCCGATGCCGGGCACCAACGGTGCATGGGTGACGACGCGCTTCGTCGACATGAGCGACATGCGTCACGACATGCACGTGAACATCGTGACGTTCGAGCCGGGCGGCGTGATTCCGTTCGCCGAGACGCACGTGATGGAGCATGGCCTGTACGTGCTCGAAGGCAAGGCCGTCTATCGCCTGAACCAGGACTGGGTCGAGGTGGAAGCAGGCGACTTCATGTGGCTGCGCGCGTTCTGCCCGCAGGCATGCTATTCGGGTGGCCCTGGCCGCTTCCGTTACCTGCTGTACAAGGATGTGAACCGTCACATGAACCTGACGCTGAACCCCGCGCGCTAAACGTCGCGCGCGTCGGATCGAACAGCCCGCCGGTGCCTGCCGGCGGGCTTTTTCATTGACGATGCGGTTCAGCCGAGGTTGCCACCGGCGCCTCCCATCCTTTCCTAAATAAAATTT encodes:
- a CDS encoding bifunctional allantoicase/(S)-ureidoglycine aminohydrolase, whose translation is MSKTTYYAPHGGHPPQTDLLTDRAMFTEAYAVIPKGVMRDIVTSWLPFWTNTRLWVIARPLSGFAETFSQYIVEVNPGGGSDKPEQDKNAEAVLFVVEGEAELTLQGNKHTLKPGGYAFIPPGADWTLHNVSDAAVRFHWVRKHYQVVDGIPLPEAFVTNEQDVEPIPMPGTNGAWVTTRFVDMSDMRHDMHVNIVTFEPGGVIPFAETHVMEHGLYVLEGKAVYRLNQDWVEVEAGDFMWLRAFCPQACYSGGPGRFRYLLYKDVNRHMNLTLNPAR